CTCCATCCAAAAACCTCCTTTCAGTCGGGCTACCAATGAAAATACTCAGGTATTTTCAAGCGCTCCTTCGGAGCGCATCGGCTCGCCTGAGCTTTCCAAAGTACAAAGCTGACATCCCCGTAGGGACATCCCCCCGTCAGCTGCACATATACCTGTAAAGAGGCTTGCAAAATTGATGGCAGCCCTCATTTTTTGGATGAAGCCGCTTTTCGCCACAGGATCCCAACCAAAGCCAGAAACAGTACGTAACCGACTGCCTCTGCCAAACTGGGGTTTCCATTATACCCAAATAACCCCTTCAGGAAGCTTCCTATCCCCCCTTTTTCATGGAATAAGGGATAGGTTCCATCAGCATTGAGGCTGGGATTAATGTCAAAAAGCGGAGTTATGATCCCTGAAACAATCCCTGCCTCTTCAAACTCATGAATACTCTGGCTGACCAGGCCTGCAGCAAACAAGATGAGCAATATGCTACTTACCCCAAAGATCCTTCTAAGGTTCCCTACACCAATAAAGAAGGCGTATCCAAGGCCAATTGCTGCAATCATACCAGATATCCCCCCAATAAGGCTTATACTGTTTGCATACCTGGCTGCATTCAGGAAGATAACTGTCTCAACCCCTTCTCGAATAATTGCAATAAAAATAAGGAGAAATATCCCAAAGTGAGAAAACAAAGGCTGCTTAAGATGGCCTGCAACCCTTCCCTCAATCTCCTTTGTATGGTTCTGTTGCCACATCCATAGAATCATTGTCGTCAATAGGAATGCACCAATAAGCATCGTGACCCCTTCAAAAATCTGTTCAGTGATCCCTTCAAATCCAGCAGCAAGGGTAAATAGGAATGCTGCCAGGATGCTTGCCGCAATTCCAAAGAAAATCCCGTAATACACACTCTTCTTGTGCTGCTGATTCCCTGTCTTGTTCAAATACGCCAGAACAATGCCAACTACAAGGCTTGCTTCCAGGGTTTCCCTTGATGTGATCAGGAATGATTCAAGCATACTCTCTCCTAAAAGTTAACAATTGTTAACTGACGAAAGATAGGTTGTATATAATGCATTCTAATGCATTCGGTTTTGAGGCCCGATTGCAAGTTCCTATATAAAATCGTCAAGACAGATCCAAGATTGGCCGCGACGCATTGATTAACGTCGATAAGACAATTTGCCCAGTTTTGCCTTTTTATTGAAAATTCGGGGGTTAATACCCCGGGCTTTAGGTCGGGGATCAGTGCGGTTTTTGTTATCAACTTTTATGAGTTAACTTGCAGTCGAGTCGAGATGACCGCCACCTTTAAATACGCTCTATTCATGGAATCGACTATGCAGGATCAGGCATTGATAACGTACCTCAGGCAAAACCTTGCTCGGGGCTATACTCCAGAGATGCTTAGAAATCATCTCATCAGCCATGGCTATCCTGCAAGGGTTGTAGACCAGGCGCTTCATCAAGCCTCTCCTATCATCGTCCATCATACCCATCATGTGCCGGCATCTGTGATCCTATCAATTGCAGTAGCCCTGATGCTCATTGGGCTGGGCGGCGCGGGCCTTTATCTCTTCCAGGCTCCAAAGCCGTCTTTTCTTCTGGATCTGGAGACCGAACCTCTGGCATCAGATGCGCAGCCGGGCTCTTCCTTTTTCTTCACGACCGATCTTGTGAGCATCGGATCAGCACGCCGCTTTGATGTCAAGGTTCTTCACGAGATTCTTGATATGAGGGGCCAGGCTATCTCTTCGAAAGAGGAGGAATTCGGCGTTGAAACGCGCGCATCGAAGAAATCCTCGTTTCTCATACCTGAAGCCATGCAGCCAGGATCATACCTCTTGAGGACAATAGCTACCTATCCCGGCGGGAATGCAACTGCATCATTCCGATTTGATGTAAAAAGAATTTCCGAGCCAGCTCCGCAGCCTGAACCGCAAACTCAGCCATCACAGCGCGTAGAACAGGAGGTGTCGCCTGAGACATTGCCAACAGAAGATCCCTTTGCAGGCCTCAGCATCTCTGAAAAACTTGATAGAATTGCAGAGAGCGCAGCAACGGACCCGGATCAGGCTGGGAAAT
The genomic region above belongs to Candidatus Nanoarchaeia archaeon and contains:
- a CDS encoding FTR1 family protein; translation: MLESFLITSRETLEASLVVGIVLAYLNKTGNQQHKKSVYYGIFFGIAASILAAFLFTLAAGFEGITEQIFEGVTMLIGAFLLTTMILWMWQQNHTKEIEGRVAGHLKQPLFSHFGIFLLIFIAIIREGVETVIFLNAARYANSISLIGGISGMIAAIGLGYAFFIGVGNLRRIFGVSSILLILFAAGLVSQSIHEFEEAGIVSGIITPLFDINPSLNADGTYPLFHEKGGIGSFLKGLFGYNGNPSLAEAVGYVLFLALVGILWRKAASSKK